Sequence from the Hamadaea flava genome:
CGCTGCCCGTGCCGCTCAGCCGACCGGAACCGGCTCGGCTGCCTCGGCGGGCTCGACCGCCGGCGGCGTACGCCGGGCCTGCCGGCGTTCCCGGCGACCCTCGACCATGGTGTAGAGGACGGGGATCAGGATCAGCGTCAGGACGGTCGAGGTGACGAGGCCGCCGATGACCACCACCGCCAGCGGCGTGGAGATGAAGCCGCCCTCGCCGGTGATGCCCAACGCCATCGGCAGCAAGGCGAAGATGGTCGCCAGCGCCGTCATCAGGATGGGCCGCAACCGCCGCCGGCCGCCCTCGACGACGGCGTCCGCCACGCTCAGCCCGCGCTCACGGTACTGGTTGACCAGATCCATGAGGACGATCGCGTTGGTGACGACGATGCCGATGAGCATCAGGATGCCGATCAGCGCGGCCACGCCGAGCGGCGTACCGGTGATCAGCAGGAGCGCGAACGCGCCGATGAACGCGAACGGGATGGACACCAGCAGGATCAGCGTCTGGCGGATGCTGCGGAACACCGCCACGAGCACCAGGAACACCAGCGCCACGGCGGCGACCATGGCCAGGATCAGCTGCGAGAACGCCTCGTTCTGGTCAGCGGTGACGCCGCCGATCTCGTAGCTGGCTCCGGCGGGCAGGGTGAGCGTGGCGAGCTTGTCGGTCACCGCCTGGCTGGCCGCCCCGGTGTTATCGCCGACGGGGGTCGCGGAGACGGTGTTGGTGCGCTCGCCGTCGACGTGCGTACGCTGCACCGGCCCGTCCACCTGACGGACGGCGGCCACCTGCTCCAGGCGTACAAGTCCGGAAGAGGTGGGCAGGGTGAGTGCCTTGACCTCGGCCAGGCTGTCCGGTGCGGCCGTGGTGGTCTGCAGGACCACGTCGTGGGCGGCGCCGTCGAGGGTGACCTGGGTGACGGTCGTGCCGCTGACGGCCTGGCGCAGGGCCGACACGATGGTCATGGTGTTCAGCCCGTAGCGGGCCGCGGCCTCGCCGTCTGGCACGATGCTGATCTGCGGCGTGCTTTCGCTCAGGTCGCTCTGCACGTCGGTGACCTGCGATACGCCGGTCAGCGCCTGCTGGACCTGCCGAGTGGCGTCGGTGAGGGTCTGGTCGTCGTCGCCGCGGACCGTCACCGAGATGGCGCTGCTGCCGGTGACGCCGCCGCTCTCGCCGACCTTCAGCTCGCCGGCGTCGGTGATCGTCGCGAGCTTGGCGCGGACGTCGTCGCTGACCGCCGCGCTGTCGGCGTCGTCGGCCAGCACCAGCGTGTAGGAGACGTTGTTGGCCGACTGCGAGCCGAAGAATCCGCCCGTCGAGCCGAGCACCACCTGATACGAGGCGATTCCGTCCACACCGGACAGTGCCTGTTCGACCCGCTGGGCCGCGGAGTCGGTGGTGGCCAGGTCGGTCCCGGCGGGCAGGGACTGCGTGACGCGGATGGAGTCCTGACCGGAGTCGCCGATGAACGTCGTCTTCAGCCCGCCGGCCATCGCGAAAGTGGCGATGAGCAGCACCACGGCACCAGCCAGGACGGTCTTACGATGACCGACGGCCCACTTGATGATCGGCAGGTAGAGGCGGGGAAGCAGACCGTGCCGCTCGTGCTCCTCGACCCGGGCGCGATACACCTCGGCCGGTACGCCGACGGCGTCCTTGGGCGTCTTGAGGAACCAGTACGCCAGCACGGGCACCACGGTCAGCGACACCAGCAGCGAGGCGAGCATCGCGACGGAGACCGTGATGGCGAAGGAGCCGAACAGCTCCCCGACGAATCCGCTGACCAGCGCGATCGGCAGGAACACGGCGACCGTGGTCAGCGTGGAGGAGGTGACGGCGGTGGCGACCTCGCGGACGGCGGTCAGCACCGCCGCGCGCCGGTCCTCGCCGTAGCCGAGGTGGCGTTTGATGTTCTCCAGCACCACGATCGAGTCGTCGACGACCCGGCCGACGGCGATGGTCAGCCCGCCGAGGGTCAGGATGTTCAGCGAGTAGCCCTGCTGCCAGACCGCGATCAGCGCGATGAGCAGCGACAACGGGATGGACACGGCGGTCACGACGGTGGCGCGGGCCGACCGCAGGAACAGCACGATGACCAGGATCGCCATCGCCAAGCCGAGCGCGCCCTCCTCGACGAGGCCGTTGACGGAACTCTTCACGCCCGGACCGGAGTCGGACACGACGACGAGCTTCGCGCCGCCGCCCAGGGCTTCCTGGAGGTCAGGCAGCTGATCGCGTACGGCGTCGGAGATGGCCGGGCTGCTGCCGTTGCGGTCCATCGTGATGGACAGGCCCAGGCTCGGCTTGCCGTCGGTACGCGTGATCGACGTGACCGGTGCGTCGGTCAGCGCCACGGTGGCGACGCTCTTGAGCTGGACAGACTTTGCTTCGGTGGGGTCGGAGCCGCCGGTGCCGGTGCCTCCCGGGCTGGTCGCGGAGGCGGCGCCGGGGGACAGCCAGAGGTTTTGGATCTGCTGCAACGAGGTGATCGGCTGGCCGACGGCGAGGCTGAGGTTGTGGCCGTCGGAGGTGATCTGCCCGGCCGACGAGGTGCCGCCCAGGGAGCCGAGCGCGCTGGTGATGGACTGCGTGGACAGCCCGGCCTTGGCCAGCGCCGCCGTGTTCGGGGTGATCGTGACCACCTGGTCGCGTACGCCGGAGACGGAGACCTCGTTGACGCCGTCGACGGCCCGCAGCTCCGGGACGACCTTGTCCTGCAACGTGGCGGCGAAGGCCCGCTGATCGCCGTCGGAGGTGGCGGCCAGCACCATCGTCGGCATGTCGCCGGTGCTACCCGTGAGCACCTGCGGTTGTACGCCCTGCGGCAGGACGGCGGAGATCTTCGAGACCGCCTGCTCCACGTCGGCGGACGCCTCGTCGATGTCGGTGTCGAAGGAGAACGACACCATGACCTGCACCGAGCCCTGCTGGGAGGTCGACGTGGTGCTCTCTACCCCGTCGAGGCCCTCGACGGCCTTCTCGATCGGGGCGGTGACCTGCTCCTCGACGACTTCCGGCGCGGCGCCGGGATAGGTCGCCACCACGGTCACGGCGGGGAAGGACAGGTCGGGGAGCAGCTGTTGTCTCAGCGAGAGCGTCGCGTACACGCCGAAGGCGACGACGAGCGTGGTGAGCAGCGCCACCAGCTTGCGGTTCGCGAGACTGACCCGGGCCAGGAAAGACACCTGTGACCTCGTTTTCGTTTTCGAACTGGGCGATCTAGGGGCGCACGGGGCGCCATCTCGAGTCTCGGCAACGAAGGGCCTGGTTGACGTCGTCCCGAGGTGGTCGGACGACTACCGCGGATGTGGTACGCGGCGTACCGCGTACGTGGTCGCGGCCCCTACGGGTTCCGGTGGATGCCTGCTCACCACGCATGGCAAGATCGGCCGGATGAAGATCGGGCTGCTGGGGCCGTTCGAGGTACGCGGAGACGACGGAGTCGTCGCCGACGTGCCCGGCGCTCGCCTGCGCGGCCTGCTCACCGCCCTGGCGCTCGACCCCGGCCGGGTGCTGCCGAAAGCGACCCTCGTCGACTGGATCTGGGGCGAGAATCCGCCGGCCGATGCGACGAACGCATTGCACCGCTTGGTTTCCCGGCTGCGGAAGGTGCTGCCGGAGGGTTCGATCGAGGGGCAGAGCGACGGCTACCGGCTGACCGTGGACCCCGACGCCGTCGACGTGGCCCGGTTCGAGCGTCTGCTCGCGGCCGCCCGTCTCGGCTCCGCTCCTTTCGGTTCCAGCGACTCCGCCGGCGGGAACAGCCCCGACGTCGGCCGGAACAGTGCCGACGATCCGCGTCGTGTGCGCCTGCTGCGGGAGGCGGTCGCGCTGTGGCGGGGTGGGGCGTTGCAGGACGTCGATCTACCGGACAGCGCGGCCTTCGAAGCGGCGGTCACCCGGCTGGAACGGTTGCGCCTGACGGCTTTGGAGGACCGGTACGACGCGGAGGTCGAACTCGGTCACGGGGCGGATCTGGTGACCGAGTTGTCCGATTTGGTGGCTGCCCATCCGGTGCGGGAACGGCTGGCCGGAGCCTTGATGCGGGCGCTGGTCGCGTCCGGTCGCGACAGCGAGGCGCTGCTGGCGTACGAGCGGACGCGGGAGGCGCTGGCCGATTCACTCGGCGTGGACCCGTCACCCGAACTGTCGGCGTTGCACGTCTCACTGTTGCGGGGCGAGGTCGGCCGGCAGCCGGAACGGCGCACGAATCTGCGGGCCGAGCTGACCAGTTTCGTCGGCCGGGACGAGGAGGTCGCCGCAGTGCGCGGGCTGGTCGGCGACCACCGGCTCACCACGCTGATCGGGCCGGGCGGTTCGGGCAAGACACGGCTGGCCATGGAGACCGCGCAGACGCTGCTCGGTGACCTGCCCGACGGTGCGTGGGTGGTGGAACTGGCGACCATCGGCCCGGACGGCGACGTGGCGCAGGCGACGGTGGCCGCGCTGGGCCTGCGCGACGCCCTGTTCGGGCAGACGCCAGGCGCGGAAGCCACGGACCGGGCCGTCGCCGCCCTACGGGACCGGGCGATGCTGCTGATCCTGGACAACTGCGAGCACGTCATCGAGCCGGTGGCCGCGTTCGCGCATCGGGTCCTCGGCGAATGCCGGCGTCTGCGGATCCTGGCCACGAGCCGGGAGCCGCTGGGCATCACCGGGGAGTCGCTGTGGCCGGTCACGCCGTTGATCCTGCCCGCGGCGGACGCCGATCCCGGCGAGATCGAATCCGCTCCGGCCGTCCGGCTGCTGCGGGATCGGGCCGGCGCGGTCCGCCAGGATCTCGCGGCCGACCCGGCCCGCTCGGATCCGGCCACGTCGCAGACGATGGCGCGGGTCTGCCGGGCCCTGGACGGGATGCCGCTCGCGATCGAACTCGCGGCGGCCCGGCTGCGCTCGATGTCGCTCGACCAGCTCGCCCATCGGCTCGACGACCGGTTCCGGCTGCTGACCGGTGGCAGCCGGACCGCGCTGCCCCGGCACCGGACGCTGCGGGCGGTCATCGACTGGAGCTGGGGCCTGCTCAGCGACGCCGAACGCGTGGTGCTGCACCGGCTGTCGGTGTTCGCCGGTGGGGCGAGCCTGGAGGCGGCCGAGCAGGTCTGCGTCGCCGACGGGGTCGAGGCGTGGCAGGTGTTCGACCTGTTGACCGCGCTGACCGAGAAGTCGCTGGTGATCGTCGAGGGCGAGCAGGCGCCGCGCTACCGGATGCTGGGCACCATCAAGGAGTACGCCGGCCAGCGGCTGGCCGAGGCGGGGGAGGCGGAAGCGGCCCGGCAGGCGCATCTGGCGTACTTCACCGATCTGGTCGAGGCGGCGGAGCCGCATCTGTACCGCGCCGAGCAGCTGGAATGGCTGGCGGCCCTGGAGGCGGAGCACGACAACATCGGCGCGGCGATGCGGGGCGCGATCGCCGTCGCCGACGCCGCCGGGGCGATGCGGATGGCGGCCGCGGCCGGCTGGTACTGGTGGCTGGGCGGTCACAAGGCCGAGGGGAACGAGCTGATCACGGCGGCGACCGCGCTGCCGGGCGAGGTCGCCGACGCCAGCCGGGCCGTCGTGTACGCACGCGCCGTGCACGCGGGTGTGCACGCCGGCCGGTCGGTGCGGGATCTGGCGACCTGGGGACCGGGCGACCAACGGCAGGCCGACGAGTGGGTACGCAAGGCGTTCGAGATCAGTCAGCGGGTTCCCCGAGACCACCGGGCGCTGCGGTTCGTCGCCGCGCTGGAACGTCTGCTGCACGTGCCGGCCGAGGCGGCGCCCGCGTTCGAGCAACTGCTCGGCGACCCCGATCCGTGGCTGCGGGCGTTGTCGCGACTGCACCTGGGCCGGCTGCGGATCATGCTCGGCGACGACGGCCCGGACGCCGAGGCGTACTTGGAGACCGCGCTGGCCGAGTTCCGGACGCTCGGCGACCGGTGGGGGATCTCGTTCGCCTCGACCGAGCTGGCCAACCGGATCGCGATGCGGGGCGACTTCGCCGCCGCCTGCGCCTACTACGAGCAGGCGATCACCGTTGTGCTGGAGGTCGGCGCCGGCGAGGACGTCGTGCCACTGCGGTCGCGGCAGGCCCAGCTGTACTGGCTGTCGGGTGACACCGAGGCGAGCGCGGCGGCCATGGCCGAGGCGCAGCGGTACGCCCAACGCGTGTCGTGGCCGAACGCGCTCGCGGAGTTGGCGCTGGCCAAGGCGGAACTCGCCCGGTGGAGCGGCGACGCGGAGCAGGCGTACCGGCAGCTGGAGATCGCGACCACGATGCTCGGTGACGACGCGAAACGGGCGTTCGTCGGCTCGGTCGCCCATGACCTGCTCGGATATCTGGCGCCCGAACTCGATTCAGCCCGGGAACATCGGATCGCCGCGTTCCGGACGGCGACCGAGACCGGGCATGCGCCGCTGATCGCGCAGGTGCTTGTCGGAGTGGCGGACCTGGCGCTGCGCGCGGATCAGCCGGAGCAGGCGGCTCGCCTGATCGGGGCGAGCATCGGCGTACGCGGCCTGCCGGACCGGTCGCAGCCGGACGCCACCCGGATCGAGCAGACGGCACGAAACCGCCTCGGCGAAACGATGTTCGCCGAGGCGGTTCGGGAGGGTTCCCGGACGAGCTGGAGCCAGCTCGCCGCGGTCACCCTCGCTTCATAGCCGGTCACGCCAGTCGCGATGACGGTCAGGCGCGCTTGGTGAAGGTCGACCGCGCCCACAGGTAGCCGATGAGGGCGATGACGACACACCAGGCCAGGGCGGGGATGACGTCACCGGCGGCCGGTGCGCCGTTGATCAGCCCGCGCAGGGTCTCGATGATCGGGGTGAAGGGCTGGTACTCGGCGAAC
This genomic interval carries:
- a CDS encoding efflux RND transporter permease subunit; the protein is MSFLARVSLANRKLVALLTTLVVAFGVYATLSLRQQLLPDLSFPAVTVVATYPGAAPEVVEEQVTAPIEKAVEGLDGVESTTSTSQQGSVQVMVSFSFDTDIDEASADVEQAVSKISAVLPQGVQPQVLTGSTGDMPTMVLAATSDGDQRAFAATLQDKVVPELRAVDGVNEVSVSGVRDQVVTITPNTAALAKAGLSTQSITSALGSLGGTSSAGQITSDGHNLSLAVGQPITSLQQIQNLWLSPGAASATSPGGTGTGGSDPTEAKSVQLKSVATVALTDAPVTSITRTDGKPSLGLSITMDRNGSSPAISDAVRDQLPDLQEALGGGAKLVVVSDSGPGVKSSVNGLVEEGALGLAMAILVIVLFLRSARATVVTAVSIPLSLLIALIAVWQQGYSLNILTLGGLTIAVGRVVDDSIVVLENIKRHLGYGEDRRAAVLTAVREVATAVTSSTLTTVAVFLPIALVSGFVGELFGSFAITVSVAMLASLLVSLTVVPVLAYWFLKTPKDAVGVPAEVYRARVEEHERHGLLPRLYLPIIKWAVGHRKTVLAGAVVLLIATFAMAGGLKTTFIGDSGQDSIRVTQSLPAGTDLATTDSAAQRVEQALSGVDGIASYQVVLGSTGGFFGSQSANNVSYTLVLADDADSAAVSDDVRAKLATITDAGELKVGESGGVTGSSAISVTVRGDDDQTLTDATRQVQQALTGVSQVTDVQSDLSESTPQISIVPDGEAAARYGLNTMTIVSALRQAVSGTTVTQVTLDGAAHDVVLQTTTAAPDSLAEVKALTLPTSSGLVRLEQVAAVRQVDGPVQRTHVDGERTNTVSATPVGDNTGAASQAVTDKLATLTLPAGASYEIGGVTADQNEAFSQLILAMVAAVALVFLVLVAVFRSIRQTLILLVSIPFAFIGAFALLLITGTPLGVAALIGILMLIGIVVTNAIVLMDLVNQYRERGLSVADAVVEGGRRRLRPILMTALATIFALLPMALGITGEGGFISTPLAVVVIGGLVTSTVLTLILIPVLYTMVEGRRERRQARRTPPAVEPAEAAEPVPVG
- a CDS encoding BTAD domain-containing putative transcriptional regulator, producing MKIGLLGPFEVRGDDGVVADVPGARLRGLLTALALDPGRVLPKATLVDWIWGENPPADATNALHRLVSRLRKVLPEGSIEGQSDGYRLTVDPDAVDVARFERLLAAARLGSAPFGSSDSAGGNSPDVGRNSADDPRRVRLLREAVALWRGGALQDVDLPDSAAFEAAVTRLERLRLTALEDRYDAEVELGHGADLVTELSDLVAAHPVRERLAGALMRALVASGRDSEALLAYERTREALADSLGVDPSPELSALHVSLLRGEVGRQPERRTNLRAELTSFVGRDEEVAAVRGLVGDHRLTTLIGPGGSGKTRLAMETAQTLLGDLPDGAWVVELATIGPDGDVAQATVAALGLRDALFGQTPGAEATDRAVAALRDRAMLLILDNCEHVIEPVAAFAHRVLGECRRLRILATSREPLGITGESLWPVTPLILPAADADPGEIESAPAVRLLRDRAGAVRQDLAADPARSDPATSQTMARVCRALDGMPLAIELAAARLRSMSLDQLAHRLDDRFRLLTGGSRTALPRHRTLRAVIDWSWGLLSDAERVVLHRLSVFAGGASLEAAEQVCVADGVEAWQVFDLLTALTEKSLVIVEGEQAPRYRMLGTIKEYAGQRLAEAGEAEAARQAHLAYFTDLVEAAEPHLYRAEQLEWLAALEAEHDNIGAAMRGAIAVADAAGAMRMAAAAGWYWWLGGHKAEGNELITAATALPGEVADASRAVVYARAVHAGVHAGRSVRDLATWGPGDQRQADEWVRKAFEISQRVPRDHRALRFVAALERLLHVPAEAAPAFEQLLGDPDPWLRALSRLHLGRLRIMLGDDGPDAEAYLETALAEFRTLGDRWGISFASTELANRIAMRGDFAAACAYYEQAITVVLEVGAGEDVVPLRSRQAQLYWLSGDTEASAAAMAEAQRYAQRVSWPNALAELALAKAELARWSGDAEQAYRQLEIATTMLGDDAKRAFVGSVAHDLLGYLAPELDSAREHRIAAFRTATETGHAPLIAQVLVGVADLALRADQPEQAARLIGASIGVRGLPDRSQPDATRIEQTARNRLGETMFAEAVREGSRTSWSQLAAVTLAS